In Coregonus clupeaformis isolate EN_2021a chromosome 7, ASM2061545v1, whole genome shotgun sequence, one genomic interval encodes:
- the LOC121569037 gene encoding histone acetyltransferase p300-like isoform X5, whose amino-acid sequence MADNVLESGPPSAKRPKLSSPALSVSASDGNDFGSLFDLEHDLPDELINSSELGLVNGGDLSQLHTSLGGVMGGGQDAAAKHKQLSELLRAGAPPPSGQQGATNIPGGSMGLLGSMNASPGPQSMGPQGQHPSPQQAGMMQQAGMVGGLNRAMMGAQKGNGQQQGPTPQGMMGGQVMNGSPRMGYPVNPGMGSNSNLLAETLQQQGGQQMGAGGQAGMRPQQPGALNKMNMMANAGPYGGPYGQSAGQGLGGPQHQNKAGLPNSLAQFNLDKKTQPVQGMAGMASQQTSAVGPVSVGGVAVGAGAQAGLGTVATGPGAAPPTADPEKRKLIQQQLVLLLHAHKCQRREQANGEVRQCSLPHCRTMKNVLNHMTHCQAGKSCQVAHCASSRQIISHWKNCTRHDCPVCLPLKNAGDKRNQQCECALLSSAGVGLGSSLGAVPGGQPSTPNLNPPSQIDPSSIERAYAALGLTYQGNQMPQQPPQSNLPNQSGMRSLNAMGGNPMGMNGGVGVQPPNQSNLLPDAMLHNNMNVQSLMNDGSGAGSLGSMPMATPPSAAGMRKNWHEDITQDLRNHLVHKLVSSVQAIFPTPDPAALKDRRMENLVAYARKVEGDMYESANSRAEYYHLLAEKIYKIQKELEEKRRTRLQKQGMMPMQPGMPPSGLPQGPLGMGQSPLAPGQPPNGSHADPSMVRPTGPNQMVNRMQNPAGMNQFGQMGMQSLGQRSTPPLPLGGPLNQMGMGPTRMGQPNVAQLQNQYLPSGQFPGSSPGLGAGPVGMNHPGPQGGVAQQAQMPTPPSLPVSSPTAQPGSAAGSGPSQCSMGPGSVGGGPPSNLQLPNSNSSQPNSHPHCPPIRQNSPSPARSLTPTPHQTPSGLPGSQTPQPHTPNPPQVAPPLPQQQLASSQPMGQGMNSEKPNQLQQQTIGGGASGGQPGKAQSVPTQNAHVPTQLPRTPLSQKSSLTADGQASTPASVSSVDPSSQLTSSDAPAPAEPKMEVKQQDDEDAEDQGEGKASGKMGKGQADIKSEEKPEIKKEKPSGDGCKGEPMDTSSSAATPKMEDRDRKPEVKTEPKDEEERSGASGTHSSPASAQNKRKIFKPEELRQALMPTLEALYRQDPESLPFRQPVDPQLLGIPVRIRTSNKTNLDYFDIVKNPIDLSTIKRKLDTGQYQEPWQYVDDIWLMFNNAWLYNRKTSRVYKYCSKLAEVFEAEIDPVMQGLGYCCGRKLEFSPQTLCCYGKQLCTIPRDATYFSYQNSSPQFGLLADRYHFCEKCFNEIQGECVSLGDDPSQPQTSISKDQFQRKKNDTLDPEWLVECIDCGRKMHQICVLHNDTIWPAGFVCDSCLKKANKTRKENKYAAKRLPQTKLGSFLEGRVNDYLRRQNHPESGDVTIRVVHVSDKVVEVKPGMKSRFVDTGEMSESFPYRTKALFAFEDIDGADVCFFGMHVQEYGSDSPPPNQRRVYISYLDSVHFFQPRHLRTGVYHEILIGYLEYVKKLGFTTGHIWACPPSEGDDYIFHCHPVDQKIPKPKRLQEWYKKMLDKAVAERIVHDYKDVFKQATEDRLTSANELPYFEGDFWPNVLEESIKELEQEEEERKREENSTSSESVDVSAPKSDSKNAKKKNSKKTSKNKNSSLIRANKKKPGMPNVSNDLSQKLYASMEKHKEVFFVIRLIAGPTANSLPPITDPDPLMACDLMDGRDAFLTLARDKHLEFSSLRRAKWSSMCMLVELHNQSQDRFVYTCNECKASVETRFHCTVCEDYDLCITCYNTKGHEHKMEKLGLGLDDESNNAAAAASQSPGDSRRLSIQRCIQSLVHACQCRNANCSLPSCQKMKRVVQHTKGCKRKTNGGCPICKQLIALCCYHAKHCQENKCPVPFCLNIKHKLRQQQLQHRLQQAQMLRRRMASMQRVGQPACGGGGPPGGLPSPGNNSTTAPSTPMSGGTQPPTPQTPTQPNMPPGPQPGMGGGGTLQQQQQLQQQSGMPQQHHQLHHQFQQMPGGGGMMNSPQQQQMVPQVQQQSQASNPQQLQQHPNSLPPYTNRPPGSSPHPQSQGKPGLGPATPPQQQPPQQQPNPGQPSMPQQQQPPSGPPPAAVEIALKIQQVADAQRKMALQRQAAQAAGMMPPHPHHQQPQGQMGMAHPGVGMVGAQGLPPQAQAAQAAATRAHMEQQQQQQQQQQQGPPGMMVGPAPMQQQPQQPNPQGQLPPQVQQRVGPPLQNPQQQWAGQGMPPQQRQVMMGHPGMVAPQQQQPQQMQQRQQALGPGGLIGMVQQGGAAGGGNLPQAALQELLRTLRSPSSPEQQQQVLNILRSNPQLMAAFIKQRASKYKGGPGPLGAPGGPGPLGAPGGPGPARVPGGMGSQQVNVNAVAGQPGMHMGQGVNMPTMAQLQQVQQLQQQQQQQQQQRPMLSSLQQQQVAALQQQHQQQQHQQGGMPGQQAPNMANINPQFRELLMRRHLQQQQQQQQQQQQQQQIGNHAQFQQQGYMGQPGMAPQQPGQGQSGLQPGAQPGQQQQGYPGTVAQQQAAAVLQQRLQHQHQLQMQQQQHQNAMAGHQGAEGGPGSGVGGPPQQPQPQGAPQPLSSQALLQQALHQRLLQQQQQHLGGGSPAQHSSPMSPQQQMAQSPHLQGQTLSTSLSNQVRSPQPSPRPQSQPPHSSPSPRMQPQPSPHHISPQTQTGSPHPGQLPQHHPGMVVPPQQPPQQQQNSMDQFGSDQNAMLSQLSGMGGLHGPGGPDMLSGNSQDLVQNINHNTLDIM is encoded by the exons ATGGCCGATAATGTTCTAGAGTCCGGCCCGCCTTCAGCCAAGAGGCCTAAACTATCATCCCCTGCTCTCTCAGTCTCCGCCAGTGATGGAAACG ATTTTGGTTCACTCTTTGACCTGGAGCATGACCTCCCCGATGAGCTCATCAACTCGTCGGAGCTGGGCCTTGTCAACGGAGGGGACCTCAGCCAGCTCCACACCAGCCTGGGAGGTGTAATGGGAGGAGGCCAGGATGCTGCTGCCAAACACAAACAGCTCTCGGAGCTCCTCCGGGCTGGAGCGCCGCCCCCCTCGGGCCAGCAGGGAGCCACCAACATCCCTGGTGGCTCCATGGGCCTCCTGGGCAGCATGAACGCCTCCCCTGGGCCCCAGAGCATGGGCCCCCAGGGGCAGCACCCCTCACCCCAGCAGGCTGGCATGATGCAGCAGGCGGGCATGGTGGGTGGACTGAACAGGGCCATGATGGGGGCCCAGAAGGGCAACGGCCAGCAGCAGGGGCCCACGCCCCAGGGCATGATGGGGGGCCAGGTGATGAACGGCTCGCCCCGAATGGGATACCCGGTCAACCCGGGCATGGGAAGTAACAGTAACCTGCTGGCAGAAACCCTGCAGCAGCAGGGGGGGCAGCAAATGGGGGCAGGGGGACAGGCAGGGATGAGGCCACAGCAACCTGGAGCACTGAACAAG atgaaTATGATGGCTAATGCGGGCCCCTATGGTGGTCCGTACGGTCAGTCAGCAGGCCAAGGTCTGGGTGGCCCACAGCACCAGAACAAGGCTGGTCTGCCCAATAGCCTGGCCCAGTTCAACCTGGACAAGAAGACACAGCCTGTACAGGGCATGGCTGGGATG GCCTCCCAGCAGACCTCGGCGGTAGGGCCAGTATCTGTGGGTGGAGTGGCGGTTGGAGCCGGGGCCCAGGCTGGCCTTGGTACCGTTGCAACAGGTCCGGGGGCAGCGCCCCCCACGGCCGACCCGGAGAAGCGCAAGCTGATCCAGCAGCAGCTGGTGCTCCTGCTCCACGCCCACAAGTGCCAGCGGCGGGAGCAGGCCAACGGGGAGGTGCGCCAGTGCAGCCTGCCCCACTGCCGCACCATGAAGAACGTCCTCAACCACATGACCCACTGCCAGGCTGGCAAGTCCTGCCAGG tGGCACACTGTGCCTCGTCGCGACAGATCATCTCTCACTGGAAGAACTGCACTCGGCACGACTGTCCTGTCTGCCTGCCGCTCAAGAACGCCGGAGACAAAAGGAACCAGCAGTGTGAGTGTG CTCTACTAAGCAGTGCCGGGGTTGGCCTGGGCAGCTCGTTAGGGGCAGTGCCAGGGGGTCAGCCCAGCACCCCTAACCTCAACCCGCCCAGCCAGATTGACCCCAGCTCCATTGAGAGGGCCTACGCCGCCCTGGGCCTCACCTACCAGGGCAACCAGATGCCCCAGCAACCGCCCCAGTCCAACCTGCCCAACCAGTCTGGCATGAGGTCGCTAAACGCCATGG GAGGGAACCCCATGGGGATGAATGGAGGGGTGGGGGTGCAGCCCCCCAATCAGTCCAACCTGCTACCAGACGCCATGCTGCACAACAATATGAATGTGCAAAG TTTGATGAACGACGGCAGCGGGGCGGGCAGCCTGGGCTCCATGCCCATGGCGACCCCTCCCTCAGCCGCGGGCATGAGGAAGAACTGGCACGAGGACATCACCCAGGACCTGCGCAACCACCTCGTCCACAAGCT GGtgagcagtgtgcaggccatctTCCCCACCCCGGACCCGGCTGCGCTGAAGGACCGGCGGATGGAGAACCTGGTGGCCTACGCTCGTAAAGTAGAGGGGGACATGTACGAGTCGGCCAACAGCAGG GCGGAGTACTACCACCTCCTGGCTGAGAAGATCTATAAGATCCAGAAGGAACTGGAGGAGAAGAGGCGGACGCGGTTACAGAAGCAGGGCATGATGCCCATGCAACCTGGCATGCCTCCCTCAGGCCTGCCACAGGGACCCCTTGGCATGGGCCAGTCGCCTCTGGCCCCCGGACAGCCGCCTA ATGGTTCTCATGCTGACCCCTCCATGGTTCGACCCACCGGACCCAATCAGATGGTGAACAGGATGCAGAACCCTGCAG GGATGAATCAGTTTGGTCAAATGGGGATGCAGTCATTAGGTCAGAGGTCAACGCCTCCCCTCCCACTTGGCGGACCTCTAAATCAG ATGGGTATGGGGCCAACGCGGATGGGGCAGCCCAACGTTGCCCAGCTCCAGAACCAGTACCTCCCTTCTGGTCAGTTCCCTGGGTCCAGTCCTGGCCTCGGGGCTGGCCCAGTCGGCATGAACCATCCAGGGCCACAAGGAGGCGTGGCACAG CAGGCCCAGATGCCCACGCCGCCCTCGCTCCCGGTCAGCAGCCCTACAGCCCAGCCAGGCTCAGCGGCAGGTTCAGGGCCCTCCCAGTGCTCCATGGGGCCAGGCAGCGTAGGTGGAGGCCCTCCTTCCAACCTGCAACTGCCAAACTCCAACTCGTCCCAGCCCAACTCACACCCGCACTGCCCCCCCATCCGTCAGAACTCCCCCTCCCCGGCACGCAGCCTCACGCCAACCCCTCATCAGACGCCGTCTGGTCTGCCAGGCTCGCAAACCCCCCAGCCTCACACGCCCAACCCGCCCCAGGTCGCCCCTCCGCTCCCACAGCAGCAGCTAGCGTCGTCACAGCCAATGGGGCAAGGAATGAACTCGGAGAAGCCCAATCAGCTCCAGCAGCAGACAATCGGTGGTGGAGCTTCTGGAGGCCAGCCGGGGAAGGCTCAGTCTGTGCCTACCCAGAATGCCCATGTGCCAACCCAGCTTCCGCGAACTCCA cTGTCTCAGAAGTCTTCTCTGACTGCAGACGGCCAGGCCTCCACTCCAGCCTCGGTGAGCAGCGTGGACCCTAGCTCCCAGCTGACCTCGTCTGACGCCCCCGCCCCAGCTGAGCCCAAGATGGAGGTGAAACAGCAGGACGATGAGGATGCTGAGGACCAGGGAGAGGGGAAGGCCTCTGGGAAGATGGGCAAGGGACAGGCAGACATCAAGTCAGAGGAGAAACCGGAG ATTAAGAAGGAGAAGCCTTCAGGCGACGGATGCAAGGGTGAGCCTATGGACACATCGTCATCGGCAGCAACGCCGAAGatggaggacagagacaggaagCCAGAGGTGAAGACTGAGCCCAAAGACGAAGAGGAGAGGTCGGGGGCATCGGGCACGCACAGCTCCCCCGCCAGCGCTCAGAATAAGAGGAAAA TCTTTAAGCCTGAGGAGCTGCGGCAGGCTCTGATGCCCACCCTGGAGGCCTTGTACCGCCAAGACCCTGAGTCTCTGCCCTTCCGCCAACCAGTGGACCCCCAGTTACTGGGAATACCCGTACGTATTCGAACTAGTAACAAAACTAACCTG GACTACTTTGACATTGTAAAGAACCCCATAGACCTGTCGACGATAAAGCGTAAGCTGGACACGGGACAGTATCAGGAGCCCTGGCAATATGTGGATGACATCTGGCTCATGTTTAACAACGCCTGGCTGTACAACCGCAAGACATCCCGCGTCTACAAGTACTGCTCCAAGCTGGCCGAGGTGTTCGAAGCCGAGATCGACCCTGTCATGCAGGGCCTGGGCTACTGCTGCGGGAGGAAG CTTGAGTTTTCCCCCCAAACTCTATGCTGCTATGGGAAACAGTTATGCACCATCCCGCGCGATGCTACTTATTTTAGCTACCAGAACAG TTCACCACAATTTGGGCTTCTTGCTGACAGGTACCACTTCTGTGAGAAGTGTTTCAACGAAATCCAGGGCGAGTGCGTGTCCCTGGGGGATGATCCCTCTCAGCCTCAGAC GTCCATCAGCAAAGATCAGTTTCAGCGGAAGAAGAATGACACGCTCGACCCTGAATG GCTTGTGGAATGTATCGACTGCGGGCGTAAAATGCACCAAATCTGTGTCCTGCATAATGACACCATATGGCCGGCAGG CTTTGTATGTGACAGCTGCCTTAAGAAGGCCAATAAGACACGGAAAGAGAACAAATACGCGGCCAAAA GGCTCCCTCAAACTAAGTTGGGCAGCTTCCTAGAGGGGCGAGTGAATGACTACCTCAGGCGGCAGAACCATCCCGAGTCTGGTGATGTCACTATCCGTGTGGTCCATGTCTCCGACAAGGTGGTGGAGGTCAAGCCGGGCATGAAATCCAG GTTTGTGGACACTGGGGAAATGTCGGAGTCCTTTCCCTACAGGACGAAGGCGCTGTTTGCGTTCGAGGACATAGACGGAGCTGACGTCTGCTTCTTCGGCATGCACGTGCAGGAGTATGGCTCAGACAGCCCTCCGCCAAACCAGAGACGCGTGTATATCTCTTACTTGGACAGCGTGCACTTCTTCCAACCTCGACACCTCCGCACAGGCGTCTACCATGAGATACTCATAGGGTACCTGGAGTACGTGAAGAAGTTGGG GTTTACAACAGGGCACATCTGGGCTTGTCCCCCAAGTGAAGGGGACGACTACATCTTCCACTGTCATCCTGTGGACCAGAAGATCCCCAAGCCCAAGCGCCTACAGGAGTGGTACAAGAAGATGCTGGACAAGGCCGTAGCTGAGCGCATTGTGCACGACTACAAG GACGTCTTCAAGCAGGCCACGGAGGACCGTCTCACCAGTGCCAACGAGCTACCATACTTTGAGGGGGACTTCTGGCCCAACGTGCTGGAGGAGAGCatcaaggagctggagcaggaggaggaggagaggaagagggaggagaacagCACCTCCAGCGAGAGCGTAGATGTGAGT GCCCCGAAAAGTGACAGCAAGAATGCCAAAAAGAAGAACAGTAAGAAGACAAGCAAGAACAAGAACAGCAGCCTGATCCGAGCCAATAAGAAGAAACCAGGGATGCCCAATGTGTCCAATGACCTCTCCCAGAAGCTCTACGCTTCTATGGAGAAACACAAGGAG GTGTTCTTTGTGATCCGTCTCATCGCCGGCCCCACTGCCAACTCCCTGCCCCCCATCACGGACCCAGACCCCCTAATGGCCTGTGACCTGATGGACGGGCGTGATGCCTTCCTGACACTGGCCAGGGACAAGCACCTGGAGTTCTCCTCCCTGAGGAGGGCCAAGTGGAGCTCCATGTGCATGCTGGTGGAGCTACACAATCAGAGCCAGGACCGCTTCGTCTACACCTGCAACGAGTGCAAGGCAAGCGTGGAGACACGCTTCCACTGCACCGTCTGCGAGGACTATGACCTCTGTATCACCTGCTATAACACTAAGGGCCATGAACACAAGATGGAGAAGCTGGGCCTGGGCCTGGACGACGAGAGCAACAACGCAGCGGCCGCTGCCAGTCAGAGCCCCGGGGACTCCCGCCGCCTCAGCATCCAGCGCTGTATCCAGTCCCTGGTCCACGCCTGCCAATGCCGCAATGCCAACTGCTCCCTGCCGTCCTGCCAGAAGATGAAGCGTGTGGTGCAGCACACCAAGGGATGCAAGCGCAAGACCAACGGTGGCTGCCCTATCTGCAAGCAACTCATCGCCCTGTGCTGCTACCACGCCAAGCACTGCCAGGAGAACAAGTGCCCTGTGCCCTTTTGCCTCAACATCAAGCACAAGCTCCGCCAGCAGCAACTCCAGCACCGCCTCCAGCAGGCTCAGATGCTGCGGAGAAGAATGGCCAGCATGCAGAGGGTGGGCCAGCCTGCCTGCGGTGGAGGAGGACCCCCGGGGGGGCTGCCATCACCGGGTAACAACAGCACCACAGCCCCCAGTACACCCATGTCAGGAGGCACCCAGCCCCCAACACCACAGACACCCACCCAGCCCAACATGCCTCCTGGGCCCCAGCCAGGGATGGGTGGTGGAGGAACTTTGCAGCAACAGCAACAACTCCAGCAGCAGAGTGGGATGCCTCAGCAGCaccaccagctccaccaccagtTCCAGCAGATGcctggaggaggggggatgatGAACTCCCCCCAGCAGCAGCAGATGGTTCCTCAGGTCCAACAGCAGTCCCAGGCTTCAAACCCCCAACAGCTCCAGCAACACCCCAACAGCCTGCCCCCTTACACCAACAGGCCTCCAGGCTCCTCGCCGCACCCCCAGTCCCAAGGCAAACCGGGCCTGGGACCAGCCACACCACCTCAGCAGCAGCCACCCCAACAGCAGCCCAACCCTGGCCAGCCTTCCATGCCCCAACAGCAGCAACCTCCTTCGGGGCCGCCTCCAGCGGCTGTGGAGATCGCTTTAAAGATTCAACAAGTGGCAGACGCCCAAAGGAAGATGGCCCTGCAGAGGCAGGCGGCGCAGGCAGCTGGTATGATGCCGCCGCACCCTCACCACCAACAGCCCCAGGGCCAGATGGGCATGGCCCACCCTGGGGTGGGCATGGTGGGGGCCCAGGGGCTGCCTCCCCAGGCTCAGGCAGCTCAGGCTGCTGCCACCAGGGCTCACATggagcagcaacaacaacaacagcagcagcagcagcagggtcCTCCAGGTATGATGGTGGGCCCTGCCCCCATGCAGCAGCAGCCCCAGCAGCCTAACCCCCAGGGCCAGCTGCCTCCACAGGTGCAGCAGAGGGTTGGTCCCCCGCTTCAGAATCCCCAGCAACAGTGGGCCGGCCAGGGAATGCCACCCCAGCAGAGGCAAGTCATGATGGGACATCCAGGCATGGTGGCGCCTCAGCAGCAACAACCGCAGCAAATGCAACAGCGGCAGCAGGCTCTGGGACCTGGTGGGTTGATTGGTATGGTGCAGCAAGGTGGTGCGGCCGGGGGTGGGAACCTCCCGCAGGCTGCCCTTCAGGAACTGCTGCGTACCCTTCGCTCCCCCAGCTCACCCGAGCAGCAACAGCAGGTGCTCAATATCCTTCGCTCAAACCCTCAGCTAATGGCTGCCTTTATCAAGCAGAGAGCCTCCAAGTACAAGGGGGGCCCAGGACCCCTGGGAGCCCCTGGTGGCCCAGGACCCCTGGGAGCCCCTGGTGGGCCAGGTCCAGCCAGAGTTCCAGGAGGTATGGGCAGCCAACAGGTCAATGTGAATGCTGTGGCTGGTCAGCCAGGTATGCACATGGGTCAGGGAGTCAACATGCCTACCATGGCCCAGCTACAGCAAGTACAGCAgctacaacagcagcagcagcaacaacagcagcagcgtCCTATGCTTAGTAGTTTGCAGCAGCAACAGGTGGCAGCACTTCAGCAACAGCATCAACAGCAGCAGCATCAGCAAGGAGGGATGCCAGGCCAGCAGGCACCTAACATGGCCAACATAAACCCCCAGTTCAGAGAGCTCCTTATGAGGAGGCATCTCcaacaacagcaacagcagcagcagcagcagcagcaacaacaacagatTGGGAACCATGCCCAGTTCCAGCAGCAGGGCTACATGGGCCAGCCGGGCATGGCCCCCCAGCAGCCTGGTCAGGGCCAGTCTGGACTGCAGCCTGGAGCCCAGccagggcagcagcagcagggttACCCTGGCACGGTGGCCCAGCAGCAGGCTGCTGCAGTGCTCCAGCAGAGGCTCCAGCATCAGCACCAACTCCAGATGCAGCAGCAACAACACCAGAACGCCATGGCGGGCCAccagggggctgaggggggtccgGGCAGTGGAGTAGGAGGCCCACCTCAGCAGCCCCAGCCGCAGGGCGCCCCCCAGCCGCTGTCCTCCCAAGCTCTGCTCCAGCAGGCCCTGCACCAGAGGCTGcttcaacagcagcagcagcatctggGTGGTGGCTCTCCAGCCCAGCACAGCAGCCCCATGAGCCCCCAGCAGCAGATGGCCCAGTCCCCTCACCTGCAGGGCCAGACGCTGTCCACGTCCCTCAGCAACCAAGTGCGCTCGCCTCAGCCCTCCCCGCGACCCCAGTCCCAGCCACCACACTCTAGCCCCTCCCCGCGCATGCAGCCCCAGCCTTCCCCTCACCATATCTCCCCACAAACCCAGACAGGCTCCCCGCACCCGGGCCAGCTACCCCAGCACCACCCTGGCATGGTGGTCCCCCCTCAACAGCCGCCTCAGCAGCAGCAGAACTCAATGGACCAGTTTGGGTCTGACCAGAATGCCATGCTGTCTCAGCTCAGTGGGATGGGTGGTCTTCATGGGCCTGGAGGACCTGACATGCTGTCTGGGAACAGCCAGGACCTTGTGCAGAACATTAATCACAACACCTTAGACATCATGTAG